A stretch of DNA from Triticum dicoccoides isolate Atlit2015 ecotype Zavitan chromosome 2A, WEW_v2.0, whole genome shotgun sequence:
TTTGAAAATGCTAGTAGATAATGGAATGAAAGATCGAAGTAAGTAAAAATTTATTTATATTACacacgacaatccagcaccacataATAACTTaaaaatcacaaggggaaataaAATAAATCCTCACACAACACAAGAAAGTTCCAATCATATGGATCAGATGAAAGGCAAACCTCTCAAACATCATTCTTCACCGAAGAGCTATAGCCATCCTGGTCATCATAATACTTGGACCACAACATGATCCCACCATACTTCCCCGCACTCTTGATCAATGGGAGAACATCAGACTTTAGGTCATCAGCCGGGATGAACCCGCTCCCAGCAGCCTCAGGTGATGCCGGTAGACCAAGGAAGATCTGCTTTGCAGGAACGGTCAACCACTGCTTCCATGAATCAGCTAGATTGGAAGTGCTTCCTGAAGTATATTGGCAAGGAGCATTGTTGTAGAACTGCACCCACACATAGTCAAAGAGACCGGTGTTGAGGGCGCCTCCCACCCATGCATCAGGGAAAGGGCACTGTGGCGCGGCAGTCAAGTACACTCTCCTGCCGGAGTTGCTATACCCTTTTAGGAACCTTGCAAGATCGTCCCAGTGCAGGGGTGTACCGCCCTCGATATCGAAGTCGATGCCATCGAGGACTGCATCACCGAGAGGCCGCGAAGATGACGTACCTCCTAAGAAGTTGTTCCATAGGTACGTCGCGACATTCTTAGCGTCCTGGGACGAGGAAAGGTAGTAACCGCCTGCTCCGCCACCGATGGAGAGCATGACCTTGACGCCGTTGCTCTGGCATGACTTGACGTCGGAACTTAGACTAGCGCACCCGCCATTGGTTGGGACGCAGTGGCCTGCCAGGTTGAGGACTGGCGGCTGGCCATTGCCGAAGGAGGAAAGGAAGGCGATGTTGACAAATTTGTAGTTGCCAGTGGCGCAGGTTGCAGCCAGTGTGCCCTCTCCACCATTCTGACCCCAGTAGATGGAAATGCCGCCGGCTTCCGACCCGAGAAACTGCGCCACGACTATTGCCACGACCAACAGTTGCAGCATAGATGATCTACTAGCCATCTCTGGGGCAATATTGTCCCTATTGAACTCTTATCTCCACTGTTGGTGTCTTCAGGTGTAGGAGTATGCCTTTTTGTTTGGTGCTGAGTTTGTGCTTGGACGGTTGGCTTATATACGAGGGGAATCGTCGTGTGAAATCTGCCACCCCATATTGTTTATCCTCATGCGTGGCTTGGTGGGAACATGgatgaacactttaaccttgcgaaCGCGCTCTGCTGCCAGCTTCGAATTAACGGCGACGGTGTTCGTGATTTTGTACTATTGGACATAATAACGTGCATATAGAATAAGAAAAGGTTTACTCCAGTTGTGCGTTGGCGACGGCACATTAAGAATACTAGAGAATACCCTGCGCGTTGCCGTGGGAACCGATTACACTATATTTTAGTAATTTAATTGTATGAAACTTTCATAGTTAAATTAAAGCTAAAAATAAATATTATATATTGTATTTGATTATTGTGTAGTTAGATTTTTTTAATATAAGTGGCATAacgtaatgaaaaaaaatcatgcattTTGAGTGGACCTTTGATAAGGTGACATGTGTGATGTGGTAAAAGGTATGCATGAGATCAATTAATAATGAAAAACTTTTCCTCATGTATGTAGTGGTGGacctttgatgaggtggcatgcgTGCATATTAAGATAAATAGAATAATGAGGATCAACttcttatgtactccctctgtaaactaatataagagtgtttagataactaaagtagtgatctaaacgctcttatattagtttacggagggagtatatagaatAATAATACTCCTTCCGTGCCTAATTAGTTGACTCAATATTTGTTTGAATATAGATgtatgatacatccgtatctaacaaATTTAAAACAACTAAGTTGGGCGGAGATAATAAAATAATACTAAAAAGGAGAATAAGAGATAATCTTGTACTGTTCGTCCTGTCGTGTTATTTTGGGTACTTTCGTGTCGTCCATCGTGTGCTCGAAGTCACACATAAAGAAAACAGCCGCGTATATCTCGCTTCTAGCGACACAAAAAGTTGGCTCGGTTTAGGCGAGGAGGCAGTGGGACGGTCCAGTAGCGCACTCTTCTTTCGTTCCGTTTGCTTTTTTGTACGTTAGCTTCTAATGTATACATTAAAAATGTAACACC
This window harbors:
- the LOC119352020 gene encoding hevamine-A-like, coding for MASRSSMLQLLVVAIVVAQFLGSEAGGISIYWGQNGGEGTLAATCATGNYKFVNIAFLSSFGNGQPPVLNLAGHCVPTNGGCASLSSDVKSCQSNGVKVMLSIGGGAGGYYLSSSQDAKNVATYLWNNFLGGTSSSRPLGDAVLDGIDFDIEGGTPLHWDDLARFLKGYSNSGRRVYLTAAPQCPFPDAWVGGALNTGLFDYVWVQFYNNAPCQYTSGSTSNLADSWKQWLTVPAKQIFLGLPASPEAAGSGFIPADDLKSDVLPLIKSAGKYGGIMLWSKYYDDQDGYSSSVKNDV